From a region of the Butyrivibrio sp. AE3004 genome:
- a CDS encoding L,D-transpeptidase family protein translates to MKRTKNKGGNIGIIVAIIIGLLAIIYLGISFYFTGHFAFNTYVNDIPAYKMTAGDIEKEVTDGLKKYSLTIHARGDITDVISSEDISLSLRMDDQFEDALKKQNAFLWPANLFKDTYITTDNIVVYSRDVVEKKINTLQLLNAANIIEPANAYIPEASGEDGFYIVPEDQGRSPIREKVVEKICAALDVLEGEVTIDDECYNTPEIYSDNAELNTFCNNLNTYCKAQITYEFGADTVVVDGTKIREWLNINGTEVSLDEEKVREFVNSLAKQYDTFGKNRTITSHSGEQVTVTGGDYGWWMDRATETTELIAAIKNGEKGVRTPVYFGTAAQYGENDWGNSYVEIDLTAQHLWVYQDGAMVMDSDFVSGCVNKKRTTPRGSYAITYKERDATLVGENYSSAVSYWMPFNGNVGMHDASWRSQFGGYDYILNGSHGCINLPTANAEKIYEIVSKGEAVFVYGGITDPVPVVEQEVVDPNTGEVKVVRKPVINGKIAGTDTPANTNAPAAESTPAENQAAEAPAAEGAATDTETSENAGAEAAAQNTTPEASAESAGQATENQAPAAESAPAEDQEPAAESTPAENQEPAAETPAE, encoded by the coding sequence ATGAAAAGAACTAAGAATAAAGGCGGCAATATCGGTATTATTGTCGCAATAATTATTGGATTGCTTGCGATTATTTACCTTGGAATATCGTTTTATTTTACGGGGCATTTTGCCTTTAATACTTATGTAAATGATATTCCTGCATATAAGATGACTGCAGGTGATATAGAAAAAGAGGTTACGGACGGACTTAAAAAATACTCTCTTACAATTCATGCAAGAGGGGATATTACTGACGTTATTTCTTCCGAAGATATCAGCCTTTCTTTGCGGATGGACGACCAGTTTGAGGATGCACTTAAAAAGCAGAACGCATTCCTCTGGCCGGCAAATCTCTTTAAGGATACCTACATCACAACGGATAACATAGTTGTGTATTCAAGGGATGTGGTTGAAAAAAAGATAAATACTCTGCAGCTTCTTAACGCAGCAAATATTATCGAACCGGCAAATGCCTATATTCCTGAGGCTTCAGGGGAAGATGGTTTTTATATCGTTCCCGAGGATCAGGGACGTTCTCCCATTAGAGAAAAGGTTGTAGAAAAAATATGTGCGGCATTGGACGTTCTTGAAGGTGAGGTTACAATAGATGATGAATGCTATAACACACCTGAAATTTACTCCGATAATGCTGAGCTTAATACTTTCTGCAATAATCTGAATACATACTGTAAGGCGCAGATAACCTATGAATTTGGTGCGGATACCGTTGTAGTGGATGGTACTAAGATCAGGGAATGGTTAAATATCAACGGAACAGAGGTAAGCCTTGATGAGGAAAAGGTAAGAGAGTTCGTTAACAGCCTTGCAAAACAGTATGATACATTCGGTAAAAACAGAACCATCACTTCTCATAGCGGAGAACAGGTTACTGTTACGGGCGGTGATTACGGCTGGTGGATGGACAGAGCGACAGAAACCACAGAACTGATAGCAGCAATCAAGAATGGTGAAAAGGGTGTCAGGACACCTGTATATTTTGGAACAGCAGCGCAGTACGGCGAAAATGACTGGGGTAATTCCTATGTTGAGATCGACCTTACCGCACAACACCTCTGGGTATATCAGGACGGAGCTATGGTCATGGACTCTGACTTCGTTTCCGGATGTGTAAATAAAAAGAGAACAACTCCGCGCGGATCATATGCGATTACCTATAAGGAGCGTGATGCGACACTTGTAGGAGAGAACTATTCATCTGCTGTCAGCTACTGGATGCCTTTTAATGGTAATGTCGGTATGCATGATGCCAGTTGGAGATCTCAATTTGGCGGATATGATTATATTCTGAACGGATCTCACGGGTGTATAAATCTTCCTACTGCAAATGCAGAGAAGATTTATGAAATCGTTAGTAAAGGTGAAGCGGTTTTTGTCTACGGTGGAATAACAGATCCTGTTCCGGTTGTTGAACAGGAAGTAGTTGATCCGAACACAGGAGAAGTTAAGGTAGTCAGAAAACCGGTAATAAACGGTAAAATTGCCGGTACCGATACACCGGCAAACACCAATGCACCTGCAGCTGAAAGCACACCTGCAGAGAATCAGGCAGCTGAAGCACCTGCCGCTGAAGGGGCAGCTACCGATACAGAAACATCCGAAAATGCAGGGGCAGAGGCCGCTGCGCAGAATACGACACCTGAAGCATCTGCAGAAAGTGCAGGACAGGCTACGGAAAATCAGGCACCTGCCGCTGAGAGTGCTCCCGCAGAGGATCAGGAACCTGCAGCAGAGAGTACTCCTGCAGAGAATCAGGAGCCTGCAGCAGAAACACCCGCAGAATAA
- the def gene encoding peptide deformylase — MALREIREYGDDVLARPCKEVKEVTPRLRELIEDMFDTMYDANGVGLAAPQVGILKRIVVIDCSPEGDDPHLLINPVIVETSGEQTGYEGCLSLPGKSGVVTRPNYVKVRAYDIDMKPFELEGTELLARAICHECDHLDGHMYVEKVEGELVNNEDLQKSEEEE, encoded by the coding sequence ATGGCACTCAGAGAAATTAGAGAATACGGTGATGATGTACTTGCACGCCCTTGCAAAGAGGTTAAGGAGGTAACTCCCAGACTTCGCGAGCTTATAGAGGATATGTTTGATACGATGTACGATGCGAACGGTGTTGGACTTGCTGCACCTCAGGTCGGCATCTTAAAGAGAATAGTAGTTATTGACTGCTCACCTGAGGGAGATGATCCTCATCTTCTTATCAATCCGGTGATCGTTGAAACAAGCGGAGAGCAGACTGGCTATGAAGGATGTCTTTCACTTCCCGGAAAGTCAGGAGTTGTGACCAGACCTAATTACGTTAAAGTCAGAGCCTATGACATAGATATGAAGCCTTTTGAACTTGAAGGCACGGAGCTTCTTGCAAGAGCTATCTGTCATGAATGCGATCATCTTGACGGACATATGTATGTTGAGAAGGTTGAGGGCGAGCTTGTAAATAACGAAGACTTACAGAAGTCTGAAGAGGAAGAGTAA
- the fmt gene encoding methionyl-tRNA formyltransferase, whose amino-acid sequence MRIVYMGTPDFSVPPLEKMIEKGHEVVAVVTQPDKPKGRSDKLVPSPVKECAMKHELKIMQPKKIREAEVVEQLKALNADIFVVAAFGQILSQEVLDIPKFGCVNIHASLLPKYRGAAPIQMCILNGDKTTGVTIMQMNAGMDTGDILITKEIPIEEEDTAGTLFDKLMYLGADLIAEALPKIEKGELTPIPQDDALATKCGKISKDMGRINWNDSAEKISNLVRGMNPWPSAFTDYNGKMLKVWTVKVIRENSDKIAGNMDELKKNAPGTIVQVNKDSFLVATGDGLLEIRELQLEGKKRMSVSAFLAGNSVNAGDKLL is encoded by the coding sequence ATGAGAATAGTTTACATGGGCACACCGGATTTTTCCGTGCCGCCCCTTGAAAAAATGATAGAAAAAGGACATGAGGTTGTTGCGGTTGTTACACAGCCCGATAAACCAAAAGGAAGAAGTGATAAGCTTGTGCCTTCGCCGGTTAAAGAATGTGCGATGAAGCATGAGCTTAAAATAATGCAGCCAAAGAAAATCAGAGAAGCGGAAGTTGTAGAACAGTTAAAGGCACTTAACGCCGATATTTTTGTTGTTGCTGCTTTCGGACAGATTTTGTCTCAGGAGGTGCTGGATATTCCGAAGTTTGGATGCGTAAATATCCATGCATCGCTCCTTCCTAAGTACAGAGGGGCAGCCCCGATTCAGATGTGCATATTAAATGGGGATAAGACCACGGGTGTTACAATAATGCAGATGAATGCAGGAATGGATACCGGTGATATTCTTATAACAAAAGAAATTCCGATAGAAGAGGAAGATACTGCGGGAACACTTTTTGATAAGCTTATGTATCTTGGTGCAGATCTTATTGCAGAGGCACTTCCTAAAATTGAAAAAGGCGAACTCACACCCATTCCGCAGGACGATGCGCTTGCTACAAAATGCGGCAAGATCAGTAAGGATATGGGACGTATTAACTGGAATGACTCTGCAGAGAAGATTTCGAACCTTGTTCGCGGTATGAATCCCTGGCCCAGTGCATTTACGGATTATAATGGGAAAATGCTGAAGGTGTGGACCGTAAAAGTAATAAGAGAAAACTCTGATAAAATTGCCGGTAATATGGATGAGCTTAAGAAAAATGCTCCCGGAACCATCGTGCAGGTTAATAAGGACAGCTTTTTAGTTGCGACAGGCGACGGACTTCTGGAAATAAGAGAGCTTCAGCTTGAAGGGAAAAAGCGC
- the priA gene encoding replication restart helicase PriA codes for MEKGSYSFANIIIDISHEKVDRPFQYRIPEKLQGKIEPGSCVSVPFGRGNTKRCGYVLEITDVPQFDPEKTKEILGIEEGEMSAEGIMVQLAAWMRKNYGSTMINALRTVIPVRKKSKTLLRRYIKLGVSVEMATDFYDSCVKKHQVARERVLNALLENPSERIPYELVTGKLNVTAQVIRALSEKGIIIVESEEYYRNPVGDVSASGKQITLSTEQENIVRSVISDYDNGVRQTYLIHGITGSGKTEVYIKMIDEIIERGKQAIVLIPEIALTYQTLMRFYRHFGERVSVMNSTLSPGEKYDQARRASEGDIDIIIGPRSALFTPFPNVGLIIIDEEHESSYKSETMPKYHARETAIELAKLVPGGASVVLGSATPSLEAYYRAMKGEYKLFELNRRLTGGTLPEVEIADLREELRSGNRSIFSRSLQEKIQEALDMGHQIMLFINRRGLAGFVSCRSCGYVFKCPHCDVSMSEHRGGMLVCHYCGYTQPVSKNCPECGSKYVSAFRAGTQQIEKEVNKIFPKARVLRMDADTTRTKGSYEKILSAFASEEADVLVGTQMIVKGHDFPNVTVVGILAADMSLNASDYRAGERTFQLLTQAAGRAGRGTHPGSVVIQTYQPDNYAIISAAAQDYQSFYEEEISYRSLLRYPPAAHMLAIQIWAKDENFGKERANKLRAYIDRMQILGTVIIGPAFAAISKINDIFRMVIYVKHEDDKALTEIKDMLEKVLNVWESKGVMRYLQVQFDFDPMNFM; via the coding sequence ATGGAAAAAGGGAGTTACTCTTTTGCAAACATAATAATCGATATCTCCCACGAAAAGGTGGACAGACCTTTTCAGTACAGAATACCCGAAAAGCTGCAGGGTAAAATAGAGCCCGGGAGCTGTGTCAGCGTGCCTTTTGGAAGAGGGAATACCAAAAGATGCGGTTATGTATTGGAGATTACCGATGTACCGCAGTTTGATCCCGAGAAGACCAAGGAAATACTTGGAATTGAGGAAGGCGAGATGTCTGCTGAGGGCATCATGGTACAGCTTGCAGCGTGGATGCGCAAAAATTACGGCTCGACTATGATAAATGCCCTGCGAACGGTTATTCCCGTCAGAAAAAAATCCAAGACACTACTGCGCCGTTATATTAAGCTTGGTGTGAGCGTAGAGATGGCTACGGATTTTTATGATAGCTGTGTAAAAAAGCATCAGGTGGCAAGGGAAAGAGTGCTTAATGCCTTACTTGAAAACCCTTCGGAGAGAATCCCCTATGAGCTTGTGACAGGAAAACTAAATGTAACTGCCCAGGTAATCAGGGCGCTTTCCGAAAAAGGCATAATTATTGTTGAGAGCGAGGAGTATTACAGAAATCCCGTAGGGGATGTTAGTGCGTCCGGGAAACAGATAACCTTAAGCACAGAGCAGGAGAATATAGTAAGAAGTGTGATCTCCGATTATGATAACGGAGTAAGGCAGACCTACCTTATACACGGAATAACCGGAAGCGGTAAGACCGAAGTATATATAAAGATGATCGATGAGATCATTGAAAGAGGAAAGCAGGCAATTGTCCTTATTCCTGAGATTGCACTTACTTATCAGACACTCATGCGCTTTTACAGGCACTTTGGTGAGAGAGTTTCGGTTATGAATTCAACTCTCTCCCCGGGAGAAAAATATGACCAGGCAAGGCGTGCAAGCGAGGGCGATATTGATATTATCATAGGTCCGAGATCTGCACTTTTTACTCCTTTTCCAAACGTGGGCCTGATCATTATTGATGAGGAACATGAGAGCTCCTACAAGAGTGAGACCATGCCCAAGTATCACGCAAGGGAGACCGCAATAGAACTGGCAAAGCTTGTTCCAGGTGGTGCGAGTGTGGTTTTGGGATCAGCTACCCCTTCACTTGAAGCATATTACAGAGCCATGAAGGGTGAGTATAAGCTGTTCGAATTAAACAGGAGACTGACGGGAGGAACACTCCCGGAGGTTGAAATTGCTGACCTTAGGGAAGAGCTAAGGAGCGGGAACAGGTCAATTTTCAGCAGAAGCCTTCAGGAAAAAATACAGGAAGCTCTGGACATGGGACATCAGATCATGCTTTTTATAAACAGGCGAGGACTTGCGGGATTTGTATCCTGCAGGTCATGCGGCTATGTTTTCAAATGCCCGCACTGCGATGTGTCTATGTCTGAGCACAGAGGAGGAATGCTTGTATGCCACTACTGCGGTTATACTCAGCCTGTTTCCAAAAACTGTCCTGAGTGCGGTTCAAAATATGTTTCAGCTTTCAGGGCGGGAACGCAACAGATTGAAAAAGAAGTAAACAAGATTTTTCCTAAGGCAAGAGTCCTTAGAATGGATGCTGACACTACAAGGACAAAAGGAAGCTATGAAAAGATACTGTCGGCGTTTGCTTCCGAAGAGGCGGATGTTCTTGTAGGAACTCAGATGATCGTGAAGGGGCATGATTTCCCAAATGTTACAGTGGTCGGTATACTTGCTGCCGATATGTCTCTTAATGCGTCGGATTACAGGGCGGGTGAGAGAACTTTTCAGCTTTTGACTCAGGCTGCGGGAAGAGCCGGAAGAGGTACTCATCCCGGAAGCGTTGTGATACAGACCTACCAGCCTGACAACTATGCGATAATAAGTGCTGCGGCCCAGGATTATCAGTCTTTTTATGAGGAAGAAATATCCTACAGGAGTCTTCTTAGATATCCACCGGCTGCGCATATGCTTGCTATACAGATTTGGGCGAAGGATGAAAACTTCGGGAAAGAAAGGGCAAATAAGCTTCGTGCCTATATCGACAGAATGCAGATTTTGGGGACTGTGATCATAGGACCTGCTTTTGCAGCCATAAGTAAGATAAATGATATTTTCCGAATGGTCATATATGTGAAGCATGAGGATGACAAAGCACTGACAGAAATAAAGGATATGCTGGAGAAGGTTCTTAATGTATGGGAAAGCAAGGGCGTTATGCGCTATCTTCAGGTTCAGTTTGACTTTGATCCTATGAATTTTATGTAG
- a CDS encoding UDP-N-acetylmuramoyl-L-alanyl-D-glutamate--2,6-diaminopimelate ligase yields MKLENLLKNLKYEAFIGNSDKKADVSCVEITKIVRDNRKITEGCLFLCIEGMNFDGHSAAKEAAENGAAAIVVEKEVELPENTDMVVVKVDSTRYAMAFISAEWFGNPAESLKTIGITGTKGKTTTTYLIKNMLENAGHKCGLIGTIEVIIGDEHIHSENTTPESYDLQQYMRRMVDAGCDSVVMEVSSQALMLHRSQGFIYDIGVFTNIEADHIGPGEHKDFEDYMHCKGLLFKQCRVGIANADDPHMEDVTKDHTCELTTYGFSEKADLCAINLAYLHKPGELGVMFDTKGIIEMHAQVPTPGRFSVYNALCAIDVAKQLGCDKEVIASALKKAHVKGRIEMVKVSDDFTLMIDYAHNAMALKSLLSTLRDYHPTRLICVFGCGGNRSKLRRFEMGEVSGKLADFTIITSDNPRFEDPMDIMNDIETGMKKTDGEYIKIADRKEAIRYAIENGEKGDIIVLAGKGHEDYQEIKGVKYPMDERVLIQEILKEIQEKA; encoded by the coding sequence ATGAAACTCGAGAATCTGCTAAAAAACTTAAAGTATGAGGCTTTTATCGGGAATTCCGATAAGAAGGCGGATGTTTCCTGTGTGGAGATAACCAAAATCGTAAGGGATAATCGTAAAATTACAGAAGGATGTCTTTTCTTATGTATAGAAGGAATGAATTTTGACGGACATTCTGCTGCAAAGGAAGCCGCTGAGAACGGGGCTGCGGCAATTGTTGTGGAAAAGGAAGTTGAACTTCCCGAAAATACAGACATGGTAGTAGTTAAGGTGGATAGTACCAGATATGCTATGGCATTTATTTCCGCAGAGTGGTTTGGCAATCCCGCAGAGAGCTTAAAGACAATCGGCATAACAGGTACAAAGGGTAAAACAACAACAACCTACCTTATAAAGAATATGCTTGAAAATGCAGGTCATAAGTGCGGACTTATAGGAACGATCGAAGTTATCATAGGTGATGAGCATATTCATTCGGAAAATACCACACCGGAATCCTATGATCTTCAGCAGTATATGCGCAGAATGGTAGACGCCGGCTGCGACAGCGTGGTTATGGAGGTTTCATCTCAGGCACTTATGCTTCACAGAAGTCAGGGCTTTATTTATGACATCGGTGTATTCACAAATATTGAGGCTGATCATATCGGACCCGGGGAGCATAAGGATTTTGAAGATTATATGCACTGCAAAGGCCTTCTGTTTAAACAGTGCAGGGTTGGAATTGCAAACGCTGATGATCCCCATATGGAGGACGTTACAAAGGATCACACCTGTGAACTTACCACTTATGGTTTTTCCGAGAAGGCAGACCTTTGTGCCATAAATCTGGCTTATCTTCATAAGCCCGGTGAACTTGGAGTAATGTTTGATACAAAAGGAATTATTGAGATGCATGCTCAGGTTCCTACTCCCGGCAGATTCAGCGTATATAATGCACTTTGCGCAATTGATGTTGCTAAGCAGCTTGGATGTGACAAAGAGGTTATTGCAAGTGCTCTTAAGAAGGCACATGTAAAAGGCAGAATAGAGATGGTCAAGGTTTCGGACGACTTTACTCTGATGATTGACTATGCACATAATGCAATGGCGCTAAAGAGTCTTCTCAGTACTCTTCGCGATTATCATCCGACTCGTTTGATATGTGTGTTTGGCTGCGGCGGAAACCGTTCAAAGCTCAGAAGATTTGAAATGGGTGAAGTGAGCGGAAAGCTTGCTGATTTTACAATAATCACTTCGGATAATCCGAGATTTGAAGATCCTATGGATATCATGAATGATATTGAAACAGGAATGAAGAAAACGGACGGCGAGTACATCAAGATTGCTGACAGAAAGGAAGCTATCCGTTATGCAATAGAGAACGGTGAGAAAGGTGACATTATCGTTCTTGCCGGAAAAGGTCATGAGGACTATCAGGAAATCAAGGGTGTTAAATATCCAATGGATGAAAGAGTTCTTATTCAGGAGATTTTAAAGGAAATTCAGGAAAAGGCTTGA
- a CDS encoding ATP-binding protein: MNNRILRSFGNKDMLKEAVAYRHFLYSVIVYMITDSLWGVMYEFCSVGVVYTDTVVYFMAMVLSVLVWSRFVVKYLKNNNIFDTLLNIAAWLMVAFVFSCLAVNLFKPVLFSFTPDGVYIPERLRYVFYGYQIVMFALTTIYTSVIYFCLARKDKRHHLTVAISGFTMTVFIWLQTLFPLVPFYSVGCLLAGALIHSFVSEEELQKKNNLLAQALDEAQQANKAKTVFLKNMSHEIRTPINTILGMNEIIRRESSDEKIISCVDNIETAGSNLLEIISSILDFSRMEFGNTELLNEEYYVADLINSVLNLTKHGAEEKGLELRFEVDPEIPQRLVGDELKIKQVISNLLNNAVKFTEKGKITFRANLISQKKEQVKIRFSVTDTGIGIKSEDKDKLFTEFERLDTKRTRSIEGAGLGLPIAAHLLSLMDSKISVESIYDMGSEFSFELIQETVDDAKIGEQWMEKETSKASGKEKTKINFTSPESRILLVDDTPLNLEVICGLLAPTKIKIDTATSGAEGIQKFGKETYDLVFLDYFMPQMDGIETLTKIKADFSEKAEKIPIISLTASAVAGEREHMLSVGFTDFMTKPVILSEMLDMLLKYIPQEKIHSMETAEKAEISNDYEGIPKKLLMIDRIDVDAGIDYCGTPDTYMMALEMFVESIDEKTALLEDCLAKNDISLFTITVHALKSSSLTIGIADFSAKAKELELAGKDDNRKLIAEKFPEFVEDFLKLKKIFKDALE, translated from the coding sequence ATGAATAACAGAATATTAAGATCCTTTGGAAATAAAGATATGCTGAAGGAAGCTGTTGCATACAGACATTTTTTGTATAGCGTGATTGTGTATATGATTACGGACAGTTTGTGGGGAGTTATGTATGAGTTTTGCAGTGTAGGTGTTGTCTATACTGATACTGTTGTATATTTTATGGCAATGGTGTTGTCGGTACTTGTATGGTCAAGATTTGTGGTGAAGTACCTCAAGAACAACAATATTTTTGATACTCTTCTTAACATAGCGGCATGGCTTATGGTTGCCTTTGTCTTTTCATGCCTTGCAGTAAATCTCTTTAAACCGGTTCTTTTCTCATTTACCCCTGATGGTGTTTATATTCCTGAGCGTTTGAGATATGTCTTTTACGGTTACCAGATAGTAATGTTTGCGCTCACAACGATATATACTTCAGTAATTTATTTTTGTTTGGCTAGAAAAGATAAGCGTCATCATCTGACAGTTGCAATATCAGGATTTACAATGACGGTATTTATTTGGCTTCAGACATTGTTTCCGCTTGTTCCATTCTATTCTGTAGGATGCTTACTTGCAGGAGCTCTTATCCATAGCTTTGTATCAGAGGAAGAACTTCAGAAAAAGAATAATTTACTTGCACAGGCACTTGATGAAGCACAACAGGCAAATAAAGCCAAAACTGTGTTTCTTAAAAATATGAGTCACGAGATAAGAACCCCCATAAATACCATTCTGGGTATGAATGAGATAATTCGCAGGGAGAGTAGTGATGAGAAAATAATCTCATGTGTAGATAATATTGAGACAGCAGGTTCAAATCTTCTTGAAATAATAAGCAGTATTTTGGATTTTTCAAGGATGGAATTTGGTAATACTGAGCTTTTAAATGAGGAATATTATGTCGCAGATCTAATAAACAGCGTCCTTAATCTGACAAAGCATGGTGCCGAGGAGAAAGGCCTTGAGCTTCGCTTTGAAGTTGACCCTGAAATTCCTCAAAGACTTGTGGGCGATGAATTAAAAATCAAACAGGTAATTTCTAATCTTCTCAATAACGCTGTAAAATTCACGGAAAAAGGTAAGATCACCTTTAGGGCAAATCTGATTTCCCAAAAAAAGGAGCAAGTGAAAATCCGTTTTTCTGTAACTGACACCGGTATCGGAATAAAGAGTGAGGACAAGGACAAGCTTTTTACAGAGTTTGAGCGTCTTGATACAAAGAGGACAAGGTCAATCGAAGGAGCAGGCCTGGGGCTTCCGATAGCTGCCCATTTACTTTCACTTATGGACTCAAAGATTTCGGTTGAGAGTATATATGATATGGGATCAGAATTCTCTTTTGAACTGATTCAGGAAACTGTTGATGATGCTAAAATAGGCGAGCAGTGGATGGAAAAAGAAACATCCAAGGCAAGTGGCAAGGAAAAGACCAAGATAAACTTTACATCACCTGAGAGCCGGATTCTCCTTGTTGATGATACGCCTCTTAATCTGGAGGTAATCTGCGGTCTTCTTGCTCCGACAAAGATAAAGATTGATACGGCTACAAGTGGTGCGGAAGGAATACAAAAATTCGGAAAGGAAACATATGACCTTGTATTCCTTGATTACTTCATGCCTCAAATGGATGGAATAGAAACTCTTACAAAGATAAAGGCGGATTTTTCGGAGAAGGCCGAGAAAATCCCTATCATTTCCCTTACGGCGAGTGCTGTTGCGGGCGAACGTGAACATATGCTTTCAGTTGGCTTTACGGACTTTATGACCAAGCCGGTCATTTTATCCGAAATGCTGGATATGCTGCTAAAATACATTCCTCAGGAAAAAATACATTCCATGGAGACCGCAGAAAAAGCGGAGATTAGTAACGATTATGAGGGTATTCCCAAAAAACTTCTTATGATCGACCGGATAGATGTTGATGCTGGCATTGACTACTGCGGTACTCCCGATACATATATGATGGCGCTTGAGATGTTTGTTGAAAGCATAGATGAAAAGACTGCTTTGCTTGAGGACTGCCTTGCTAAAAATGATATTAGTCTTTTTACTATCACTGTCCATGCATTAAAGAGCAGTTCCCTTACAATCGGAATTGCTGACTTTTCGGCTAAGGCAAAGGAATTAGAGCTTGCCGGAAAAGATGATAACCGAAAACTGATCGCGGAAAAATTTCCTGAATTTGTTGAAGACTTCCTGAAACTCAAAAAGATATTTAAGGATGCTTTGGAATAA